The proteins below are encoded in one region of Rhododendron vialii isolate Sample 1 chromosome 7a, ASM3025357v1:
- the LOC131334691 gene encoding putative disease resistance RPP13-like protein 1 produces the protein MAGEALLGAAFGVLLDRLTSKDFINFFRGRKHDERLLKKLKLKLLGLNKVLNDAEDKQITHPAVKEWLDELKGAIYDAEDLVDEITTEALRCKGEAEYQSGSNQVQSRISSFTKLFDDEIESKLEKMIDTLEDFSKEKDVLGLREVAGRNWSQTRLPTISLVDESCVYGRENDKEEIMKLLLSDGESSDKVDVIPIVGMGGVGKTTLAQLLYNDGRLDGHFVKKAWVCVSDVFDVSRVTIAIVEAVTEKACDTKDPNLLAVKLKESLSGKKFLIVLDDVWNENYDNWIALMTPFKFGAHGSKIIVTTRNESVATIMQTVPIHGLKKLPEEDCWKLFSKHAFEKGDCNEHPNLERIGRKIVGKCKGLPLAAKTLGGLLRSQRDVKDWNNILDSAIWELSEEKSNILPALRLSYHYLPSHLKRCFAFCSAFIKDYEFNMQELVSIWMAEGFLVKPKNNMTVEEEGYECFRELLSRSFFQRSNADNSLFVMHDLVHDLAQHVMGDFCYRLEDDKPCGTSENVRHFSYVRRNFDGVDNLRLIKDAKCLRTFLT, from the coding sequence ATGGCTGGAGAAGCACTTCTCGGCGCTGCATTTGGAGTGCTGCTCGACCGTTTGACTTCCAAGGACTTCATCAACTTCTTCCGGGGTCGAAAGCATGACGAAAGGCTCCTCAAGAAGCTGAAGCTGAAGTTGCTTGGACTTAATAAGGTGCTCAATGATGCAGAGGACAAGCAGATCACTCATCCAGCTGTGAAAGAATGGCTCGACGAGCTGAAAGGTGCCATTTACGACGCCGAAGACTTGGTGGATGAGATTACTACTGAGGCTTTGCGGTGCAAGGGGGAAGCCGAGTACCAAAGCGGCTCGAACCAGGTCCAATCTCGGATCTCGTCCTTCACTAAATTATTTGACGATGAGATAGAGTCCAAGTTAGAGAAGATGATTGATACGTTAGAAGATTTTTCGAAAGAAAAAGACGTACTTGGTTTGAGAGAAGTTGCTGGACGGAACTGGTCCCAAACCAGGTTGCCAACAATTTCTTTGGTGGATGAATCTTGTGTTTATGGACGGGAGAATGACAAAGAAGAGATAATGAAATTGTTGTTGTCTGATGGAGAAAGTAGTGATAAGGTAGATGTGATTCCAATAGTTGGGATGGGTGGGGTGGGCAAGACCACCCTTGCTCAACTTTTGTATAACGATGGCAGATTGGATGGGCACTTTGTTAAGAAAGCATGGGTATGTGTCTCTGATGTATTTGATGTTTCAAGGGTCACAATAGCAATTGTTGAGGCAGTCACTGAGAAGGCTTGTGATACAAAGGACCCAAACTTGCTTGCGGTCAAGCTGAAGGAATCATTGAGTGGAAAAAAGTTTCTTATTGTCTTGGATGATGTTTGGAACGAGAACTATGACAATTGGATAGCCTTGATGACTCCTTTCAAATTTGGAGCACACGGGAGTAAGATTATTGTTACAACGCGCAATGAGAGTGTTGCAACTATCATGCAAACAGTTCCTATTCATGGTTTGAAGAAATTACCAGAGGAAGATTGTTGGAAATTGTTTTCCAAACATGCATTTGAGAAGGGAGATTGCAATGAACATCCTAACCTTGAAAGGATTGGTAGGAAGATAGTGGGAAAATGTAAAGGTTTGCCTTTAGCTGCAAAAACATTGGGTGGTCTTTTGCGCTCCCAACGAGATGTTAAAGATTGGAACAACATACTGGACAGCGCCATATGGGAATTATCGGAGGAGAAGAGCAACATCCTTCCAGCCTTAAGATTGAGCTATCATTATCTCCCCTCCCATTTGAAAAGATGTTTTGCTTTCTGTTCCGCATTTATTAAGGATTATGAATTCAACATGCAGGAATTAGTCTCAATTTGGATGGCGGAAGGGTTTTTGGTGAAACCCAAGAATAACATGACAGTGGAAGAAGAAGGCTATGAGTGCTTTCGCGAATTACTTTCAAGGTCATTTTTTCAAAGATCTAATGCTGATAATTCTTTGTTTGTCATGCATGATCTTGTTCATGATTTAGCTCAACATGTGATGGGAGATTTCTGTTATAGGCTAGAGGATGACAAGCCATGCGGTACATCTGAGAATGTACGCCATTTCTCGTATGTTCGACGTAACTTTGATGGCGTTGATAACTTAAGGTTAATTAAGGATGCTAAGTGTTTGAGGACTTTCCTAACATAG
- the LOC131334692 gene encoding putative disease resistance protein At3g14460, whose protein sequence is MPVSISRLKDLQELTDFVVGKCSGSGINGLKELNSLRGAIAISGLENVTSGDEASEAKLKEKKHLKSLTLKWGSTTEDSQKERDVLENLEPHTNLEILHIQNYGGTRFPNWLGDKSFCNMVRLCLDKCKNFFSLPPLGQMPSLESLEINDCPEIETFPEGGLPSGLTDLSIRGCEKLKSLPEQMHTLLPSLESLCLSGCPEIESFPEGGLPSKLYFLEISNCKKLVGGRRDWGLQALTSLTLFVLLSESEDVLESFPEEGLLPPTLTHISFGDMWDLKSLNGRALQLLGSLEYMDICNCPQLQSLSVERLPTSLSALKILGCPLLEPRCRREEGEDWHKIAHIRSIRIDGKVIRETISYSHPGEERNFPTSLFGFQFLGFGSLLTGSKPLEAYTAMQVGILLSISACRITKSQSWLLSEKSFWSGCIEWLLKAGGSWVAKIV, encoded by the exons ATGCCAGTGAGTATAAGTAGGTTGAAAGATCTCCAGGAATTAACTGATTTTGTAGTGGGAAAGTGCAGCGGGTCAGGAATTAATGGTTTGAAAGAGCTTAATAGTCTTCGTGGAGCAATCGCCATCTCGGGTTTGGAAAATGTTACAAGCGGCGATGAAGCATCGGAAGCAAAGTTGAAGGAGAAAAAGCACCTTAAATCGTTAACTTTGAAATGGGGTAGCACTACGGAGGATTCACAGAAGGAAAGAGATGTACTTGAAAACCTAGAGCCTCACACAAACTTGGAGATCCTTCACATTCAAAACTATGGAGGCACAAGATTTCCTAATTGGTTAGGAGATAAATCATTTTGCAATATGGTGCGGTTATGTTTGGATAAATGCAAGAATTTCTTTTCCTTGCCACCACTCGGCCAAATGCCTTCTCTTGAGTCATTAGAGATAAACGATTGTCCAGAAATTGAGACTTTTCCGGAAGGGGGTCTGCCCTCCGGATTAACTGATCTTTCCATCAGGGGGTGTGAGAAACTGAAGTCTCTGCCAGAACAAATGCACACCCTCCTCCCATCTCTTGAGTCATTATGTTTATCTGGCTGTCCAGAAATTGAGTCTTTTCCGGAAGGGGGTCTGCCCTCCAAATTATATTTTCTTGAAATCAGCAATTGCAAGAAACTTGTTGGTGGTCGAAGAGATTGGGGTTTGCAAGCACTAACCTCTCTCACACTCTTTGTACTGTTGAGTGAATCTGAAGATGTGTTGGAGTCGTTCCCCGAGGAGGGGCTGCTGCCCCCCACTCTTACACATATCTCCTTCGGAGATATGTGGGATCTTAAATCACTCAACGGAAGGGCCCTTCAACTTCTCGGCTCTCTCGAATACATGGATATTTGCAATTGCCCTCAGCTCCAATCCTTGTCGGTGGAGAGACTTCCCACTTCCCTCTCAGCGCTGAAAATTTTGGGCTGTCCGTTGCTGGAACCTCGTTGCCGCAGAGAGGAAGGAGAGGACTGGCATAAGATTGCTCACATCCGGTCTATAAGAATCGATGGTAAAGTAATCA GGGAAACTATAAGCTATTCCCACCCAG GCGAAGAACGCAACTTTCCAACGTCCttatttggttttcaatttttgggATTTGGAAGTTTGCTGACTGGTAGCAAACCGTTGGAGGCATATACAGCTATGCAG GTTGGTATTCTACTGAGCATAAGCGCTTGCAGAATCACAAAATCTCAATCATGGCTGTTATCTGAGAAGAGCTTTTGGTCCGGTTGCATTGAGTGGCTTCTAAAAGCTGGTGGATCTTGGGTGGCCAAAATTGTATGA